The following coding sequences are from one Salvelinus namaycush isolate Seneca chromosome 23, SaNama_1.0, whole genome shotgun sequence window:
- the pxylp1 gene encoding 2-phosphoxylose phosphatase 1, whose protein sequence is MLARNRFILLVVVGAVLAIVSLSLQFLHLIPTTPMGEERPPQGQGQVQGQGKSRKRVIPVPPTEDPDPDPISEAYGYCNTPNRSEQAWEGHSPVDYKLLSVQVMIRHGDRYPLYAIPKTKRPAIDCTLSPKRKPSHPQLKSFIGHMAQGGHGRWEGTLSSLPCLPNHSACEMGELTQTGVVQHLRNGQLLRQAYKRHKLLPPDWSTKQVWVETTGRSRTLQSGMALLYGFLPDFDWSRLTVHHQWSTLFCGSACDCPARNRYLEEEQRRQYRFRAADTELERTYADMARTLGLPPRQLRAANPIDSLLCHLCHGLSFPCVAAGSALGSGGCLTLAQFAVIRRQQLEDEVDRRRVGLYHRYAVLATHPYLNRTANRLERVAKAYAPGRKPRAGGEEVFTLSSAHDVTVAPLLSALGLEEALFPRFAARVVFELWKSPHATQGQRKGQRQSQNKASGVKGERSKGGNEGDMFVRVLYNGEDVTFHTTFCRSHDRHATQPLCPLGNFLSFVRKDMFGVLNATSYHDACYRRTG, encoded by the exons TGCACCTAATCCCCACTACGCCCATGGGTGAGGAGCGCCCCCCCCAGGGTCAGGGTCAAGTTCAGGGCCAGGGGAAGAGCAGGAAGAGAGTGATCCCTGTCCCCCCCACAGAGGATCCTGATCCAGACCCCATCTCAGAGGCTTATGGTTACTGCAACACCCCCAACCGCTCTGAACAGGCCTGGGAGG GACACAGCCCTGTGGACTACAAGCTGCTGTCTGTCCAGGTGATGATTCGCCATGGCGACCGTTACCCCCTTTACGCCATCCCCAAAACCAAGCGGCCTGCCATCGACTGCACCCTGTCCCCAAAGAG GAAGCCCTCCCACCCCCAGCTAAAATCTTTCATTGGTCACATGGCCCAGGGGGGGCATGGCCGCTGGGAGGGGACTCTCAGCTCGTTGCCCTGCCTCCCTAACCACAGCGCTTGTGAGATGGGCGAGCTCACTCAGACAG GTGTAGTGCAGCATTTACGCAATGGCCAGCTCCTTCGCCAAGCCTACAAGCGCCACAAACTCCTCCCGCCCGATTGGTCGACCAAGCAAGTTTGGGTGGAGACTACGGGCAGGAGCCGCACCCTCCAGAGCGGGATGGCTCTTCTGTATGGGTTCCTGCCCGACTTTGACTGGAGCCGTCTGACAGTCCACCACCAGTGGAGCACGTTGTTCTGTGGCTCAGCCTGCGACTGTCCTGCTAGGAACCGTTAtctggaggaggagcagaggagacaGTACCGCTTCAGAGCGGCAGACACTGAACTGGAGAGGACCTACGCAGACATGGCCCGTACGCTAGGTCTGCCCCCGCGCCAGCTCAGAGCTGCCAACCCTATAGACTCTCTGCTGTGCCACCTGTGCCATGGCCTGTCCTTCCCCTGTGTGGCAGCAGGGAGTGCTCTCGGCAGTGGGGGCTGTCTGACTCTGGCCCAGTTCGCTGTGATCCGGAGGCAGCAGTTAGAGGACGAGGTGGACAGGAGGAGGGTGGGACTGTATCACCGCTACGCCGTGCTCGCCACGCACCCCTACCTCAACCGCACCGCCAACAGGTTGGAGCGTGTTGCCAAGGCCTACGCTCCGGGCAGAAAACCCCGcgctggaggagaggaggtgttcACCCTGTCCTCGGCTCACGACGTCACCGTGGCGCCGTTACTAAGCGCCCTGGGCTTGGAGGAGGCATTGTTCCCGAGGTTTGCAGCAAGGGTTGTGTTTGAGTTGTGGAAGAGTCCGCACGCAACGCAGGGACAACGTAAGGGGCAACGGCAGAGCCAGAATAAGGCTTCTGGGGTGAAAGGGGAGAGGTCAAAAGGTGGTAACGAGGGGGACATGTTTGTGAGGGTTCTGTACAACGGAGAGGACGTAACATTCCATACCACCTTCTGTCGCTCACATGACCGCCATGCCACACAACCGCTATGCCCCCTGGGTAACTTCCTGTCTTTCGTCAGGAAAGACATGTTCGGTGTCCTCAACGCCACGTCCTACCACGACGCCTGCTACCGACGGACAGGCTGA